A stretch of Candidatus Zixiibacteriota bacterium DNA encodes these proteins:
- a CDS encoding AI-2E family transporter codes for MAEQARTLPLSQITVPILALAGLTAFCYFAAGILVPLVTAITLAYVLWPVISQLKKWKVPHLVAVLLVLLLAVVVLALIGLLIYGQAMQFASNVPGYWEQFQQMRAAKFTNLPPWLSDLVNTKLDEVLSKIDLGSLSTIPKFIFKGVGSVFSFLGQAVLVFLLTLFVLIEQPAYNRRLKSLFGQEQTEATAAIIGDVSNRIAGYIWQRFVITVALAIVFTVGLLIGGVDYAYIWGPLAALLNLVPYVGAYVGAVPPAIMAYIQFNSIVAVVLVVAFFMAVQFVESNIITPRMLQGSLNISLLAQLVSTLYWGWLWGAIGIILAVPITAALKVFCDNIDSLRPIGIMLSGDDS; via the coding sequence ATGGCCGAACAGGCGCGGACGCTGCCGCTGAGCCAGATCACGGTGCCAATACTGGCGCTGGCGGGCTTGACCGCATTCTGCTATTTCGCGGCGGGAATCCTGGTGCCGCTGGTGACCGCGATCACGTTGGCCTATGTGCTATGGCCGGTTATCAGCCAGCTCAAGAAATGGAAGGTGCCGCACCTGGTAGCGGTGTTGTTGGTGTTGCTGCTGGCAGTGGTCGTGCTGGCGTTGATCGGACTGCTGATCTACGGGCAGGCGATGCAGTTCGCCAGCAATGTGCCGGGCTATTGGGAGCAGTTTCAGCAGATGCGGGCGGCCAAGTTCACCAATCTGCCGCCGTGGTTGAGCGACCTGGTCAATACCAAACTGGATGAAGTACTCAGCAAGATCGATCTGGGGAGTCTTTCGACGATTCCCAAGTTCATCTTCAAAGGTGTCGGTTCGGTGTTCAGCTTTCTCGGGCAAGCGGTGCTGGTGTTCCTATTGACGTTGTTCGTGCTGATTGAGCAGCCGGCCTACAATCGGCGGCTCAAGTCGCTGTTCGGGCAGGAGCAGACCGAGGCAACGGCGGCGATCATCGGCGATGTTTCGAATCGGATTGCGGGCTATATCTGGCAACGGTTCGTGATCACGGTGGCGCTGGCGATCGTGTTCACGGTGGGTCTGCTCATTGGCGGCGTGGATTACGCCTACATTTGGGGACCGCTGGCGGCGCTGCTGAATCTGGTGCCGTACGTCGGTGCGTATGTCGGCGCGGTGCCGCCGGCGATTATGGCCTATATTCAGTTCAATTCGATTGTAGCGGTGGTGCTGGTGGTTGCCTTTTTCATGGCGGTGCAGTTCGTCGAGTCGAACATCATCACGCCGCGGATGTTGCAGGGCTCGTTGAATATCAGCCTGCTGGCGCAGTTGGTGTCGACCTTGTACTGGGGCTGGCTGTGGGGAGCGATCGGGATTATCCTGGCGGTTCCGATCACGGCTGCGCTCAAGGTTTTCTGCGACAACATTGACTCGTTGCGACCGATCGGGATTATGCTGTCGGGAGATGACTCGTGA
- the ligA gene encoding NAD-dependent DNA ligase LigA codes for MTKNEARRRIDDLVELINHHNYRYYVLDDPEVTDAEYDRLFDELTELEAKFPELKRPDSPTQRVGAPPATAFRSVRRAVPMLSLNKAITPEEFFDFQRRVEEILAGDPQTIEYLTEPKLDGLAVELVYEKGILALGLTRGDGTTGEDVTTNLRTVKNIPLSLRDKKIGRLEVRGEIILGKSDFARLNREREQQGEELYANPRNTAAGSVRQLDPTITASRPLRFYAHGVGRIEGAELGTQWELLRQLTQLGFEVTPEAQLCYFAEQVIERYNLLNEKRPALEYDIDGMVVKVNSFRQQQKLGELSRSPRWAIAMKFPPQQEETVVEDIVVQVGRTGTLTPVAQLRPVRVGGVEVRRATLHNYDEVMRKDIRIGDRVIIQRAGDVIPEVVKPLTAKRTGKEKQFAMPKKCPECGSEVVRIEGEAAHRCPNLSCPAQVAERIIHFASKSGVDIEGLGPKLIEQLLQSKLIHDFADLYYLKLEQVSGLERMAEKSATNLLAAVEKSKGADLAHLIAALGISNVGEHVARLLAVNFGSVERVGKAKAEELSSVEGIGPIVAESIVDFFANRSNRQVIEKLEKAWKAFPTYQINAGPRPLAGKTFVITGGLENYSRDQAKKLLIDLGAKVASSVSKKTDYVVVGADPGSKYQDALKLGITILTEPEFEKLIGG; via the coding sequence ATGACCAAGAATGAAGCGCGGCGCCGGATCGACGATCTGGTGGAATTGATCAACCATCACAACTATCGCTATTACGTATTGGATGACCCGGAAGTCACCGACGCCGAATACGACCGGTTATTCGATGAATTGACGGAGTTGGAAGCGAAGTTTCCGGAGTTGAAGCGCCCCGACTCGCCGACGCAGCGGGTGGGCGCGCCGCCGGCGACGGCGTTTCGCTCGGTGCGGCGGGCGGTGCCGATGCTGTCGCTGAACAAGGCGATCACGCCGGAGGAGTTTTTCGATTTCCAGCGGCGGGTGGAGGAGATCTTGGCCGGAGACCCGCAGACGATCGAGTATTTGACCGAGCCGAAGCTGGACGGCCTGGCGGTGGAACTGGTCTACGAGAAGGGTATCCTGGCGCTGGGATTGACGAGGGGGGATGGGACGACCGGCGAGGATGTCACGACGAATCTGCGTACGGTGAAGAACATCCCGCTGAGTTTGCGCGACAAAAAAATCGGACGGCTGGAGGTGCGGGGCGAGATCATCTTGGGCAAGTCGGATTTTGCGCGGCTCAATCGCGAGCGCGAGCAGCAGGGTGAAGAGCTATACGCCAACCCGCGAAATACGGCGGCGGGCTCGGTGCGACAACTGGACCCGACGATCACGGCTTCCCGACCGCTGCGCTTTTACGCGCACGGCGTCGGGCGCATCGAGGGCGCTGAACTCGGCACGCAGTGGGAGTTGCTGCGACAATTGACGCAACTGGGGTTCGAAGTGACGCCGGAGGCGCAATTGTGCTATTTCGCGGAACAGGTCATCGAGCGGTACAATCTTCTCAACGAGAAGCGTCCGGCGCTGGAGTACGATATTGACGGGATGGTCGTCAAGGTCAATTCCTTCCGGCAGCAGCAGAAGCTGGGCGAATTGTCGCGTTCGCCGCGCTGGGCGATTGCAATGAAGTTTCCGCCACAACAGGAGGAGACAGTCGTTGAGGATATCGTGGTTCAGGTCGGACGCACCGGCACGTTGACGCCGGTGGCGCAGTTGAGGCCGGTACGCGTGGGCGGCGTGGAGGTCAGGCGCGCGACGCTGCACAACTATGACGAGGTGATGCGGAAGGATATCCGGATCGGGGACCGGGTGATTATCCAGCGGGCGGGCGATGTTATCCCGGAAGTGGTAAAGCCGCTGACGGCCAAGCGCACGGGCAAGGAAAAGCAGTTCGCGATGCCGAAGAAGTGCCCGGAGTGCGGCAGCGAGGTTGTTCGCATTGAAGGTGAGGCAGCCCACCGGTGCCCGAATCTCTCTTGCCCGGCGCAGGTAGCGGAACGGATTATTCATTTTGCCTCCAAGAGCGGTGTGGATATCGAGGGGCTGGGGCCGAAGCTGATTGAGCAGTTGCTGCAGAGCAAGCTGATTCATGATTTTGCGGACTTGTATTACCTGAAACTGGAGCAGGTTTCCGGCCTGGAGCGAATGGCGGAGAAGTCGGCGACGAATCTGCTGGCGGCGGTCGAGAAGAGCAAGGGCGCGGACCTGGCGCATCTGATCGCGGCACTGGGGATCAGCAACGTCGGCGAGCACGTTGCGCGGCTGCTGGCGGTGAATTTCGGAAGTGTCGAGCGAGTGGGAAAAGCGAAGGCCGAGGAGTTGAGCAGCGTGGAGGGGATCGGGCCGATCGTGGCGGAGAGCATTGTTGATTTTTTCGCCAATCGCAGCAATCGGCAAGTGATCGAGAAGCTGGAGAAGGCGTGGAAGGCCTTCCCGACCTACCAGATCAATGCCGGGCCGAGGCCGCTCGCGGGGAAGACGTTCGTGATCACGGGCGGGCTGGAGAACTATTCCCGTGATCAAGCCAAGAAGCTGTTGATCGATTTGGGGGCGAAAGTCGCATCGAGCGTCTCGAAAAAAACTGATTATGTTGTCGTCGGCGCTGATCCCGGGTCCAAATACCAAGACGCGCTCAAGCTCGGCATCACGATTCTGACCGAGCCCGAATTCGAGAAATTGATTGGAGGGTAG
- a CDS encoding YihY/virulence factor BrkB family protein: MRQQLWRIFVLLLRRTFVIDNISTLAAAISFYALLSFVPFLLLAASVMGFFLASSDQALHDIVNFVSGNFPGAATGALKLFSETVQNKTLYGLLGLIGMLWGSTRVFAVLEEAMSRIWRTRGGRSFWKSRLVAYICVPIMMLFVTVSLALTTILQALKDNQLPLLQISIIDIPVLGTIISYGVPLLISVMLFTWIYYLLPSRWHHLKSAFIGALLAGVLWELAKLVFDYYVRSFGGGFTIYGSFTSLALLFLWVYYSATVVLLGAEFGSMVQLLKERHHQ, translated from the coding sequence GTGAGGCAGCAGTTGTGGCGCATTTTCGTCCTGCTGTTGCGACGGACATTTGTCATCGACAATATCTCGACCCTGGCGGCCGCGATCTCGTTCTATGCCCTGCTCTCGTTCGTTCCCTTCCTGCTCCTGGCGGCTTCGGTGATGGGGTTCTTTCTGGCCTCGTCGGACCAGGCGTTGCATGATATCGTGAATTTCGTGTCGGGCAACTTCCCCGGCGCGGCGACCGGGGCACTGAAGCTGTTTTCCGAGACGGTCCAGAACAAGACGCTTTACGGGCTGCTGGGCTTGATCGGCATGCTGTGGGGCAGCACGCGCGTCTTCGCCGTACTGGAGGAAGCGATGAGCCGCATCTGGCGGACACGGGGCGGGCGCAGTTTCTGGAAGTCGCGGCTGGTAGCATATATCTGCGTACCGATCATGATGCTGTTTGTGACGGTCTCGTTGGCGCTAACGACGATTTTGCAGGCACTGAAGGACAACCAACTGCCGCTGCTGCAGATTTCGATCATCGACATCCCGGTGCTGGGTACGATCATCTCCTACGGCGTGCCGCTGCTGATTTCGGTGATGCTGTTCACCTGGATCTACTACCTGCTGCCGAGCCGCTGGCATCACCTGAAGAGCGCCTTTATCGGCGCGCTGTTGGCGGGCGTGTTGTGGGAACTGGCCAAGCTGGTCTTCGACTACTACGTGCGCAGCTTTGGTGGAGGTTTCACCATCTATGGATCGTTCACATCGTTAGCCCTGCTCTTTCTCTGGGTCTACTATTCGGCGACGGTGGTCCTGCTGGGCGCGGAGTTTGGCTCGATGGTGCAACTGCTAAAAGAGCGACACCACCAATAG